Below is a genomic region from Chloroflexota bacterium.
AACTGGTATCTATACCCCCGATTATCTCGCCTGCTCGGAGAGCCAGATCCGCCAGGCGATGGAACGCCTCTCCACAGCACCGGGCCCGATCGTGGATCTGGCCACTGGGCTGGGGCGTTTGATGGAAGAAATGGCGCGCCGGCTCCACCAACCCATCGTCGCCACCGACTTCAGCCCACGCGTGTTGAGACGCAATCGGCGGCGCTTGGAATCCTTCGGCGCAGCGTCTCCGGGTCCTTCCTGGCCCTCTCGATTTTCTTCCCCGAGGACGATGAAGCCAACGCCGCAGCCATCGCCGAGGCCGGGCTTTCGGACCTGCTCTTCCGCCGCCCGGCGTTAGAGCGTTTCGCCCAGGCTGGCTGGGAAGTGGAGGTCGTCGCTTCGTGCCACGGGAAGGCGCGTCCGACCCCAATCAGCGTGATGTTGGAAGGCGCTGCCATAGATATGCTGCCGGTGGCCGAGACCACGTTGGAGTGGAGCCTGTTGTTGGCCAAACCTATGTAGCCTTGGACGGGGGTGATGAGTGGAACCCACTGCGCTGCCGAGAGTGAAGATCTGCTGTATCGCCAGTATCTCCGAGGCCTGGACCGCCATCCGCTACGGTGCCTCTGCCGTCGGTCTGGTTTCAGAGATGCCGAGCGGCCCCGGTCCCATTGACGAGGCCCTGATCGCCGAAATCGCCAGGCAACTGCCACCGGCCATCGGCTCGTTCCTGCTCACCAGCCGCCAGGATGCAGCGGAGATCATCGCCCAGCAGAAGCGCTGTGGCGTGAACACCATCCAGTTGTGCGATCGGCTCGTCTCGGGGAGTTACGCTGACCTGCGGGCGGCGATGCCCGGCGTAGCCCTGGTGCAGGTGATCCACGTCACCGGCTGGGAGGCGCTGGACGAGGCGCGCGCGGTAGCGCCTCACGTGAACGGCATCCTACTGGATTCGGGCCGGCCCTCGCTGCCGGTCAAGGAACTGGGCGGGACCGGGCGGACGCATGATTGGGCCATCAGCCGCCGCATCCGGGAAGAGGTGGATGTGCCGGTGTTCCTGGCCGGCGGGTTGCGGCCGGACAACGTGGCCGAGGCCATTCGCCAGGTTCGGCCATACGGTGTGGACGTTTGTACGGGCGTGCGGACGAACGGCGTACTGGATGAGGGCAAACTGGCCGCGTTTTTCCACAGCGTGCGGAGCGTCTGAGTGGCCGCGGGGTTACCTCACCCCCTCTCCGCCCCACCCCGACCCTCCCCGTCGACGGGGAGGGAACGGGAGGGGTGGCCGCAGGCTGAGGGTGAGGTTACCACAGTCCCGCAGGGACTTCCTAAACGTAGCCGTCGAATTCCATTCGACGGCGGGACTATGTAAACGCAACATCCGGGCGATTTCATTCGACGGCGGGCTATCAGCAGATGGCCTGCGGCATAGCGGATAAGCGGATGTACACGCCCTATCATCCGCCCATCCGCTACCTATCCGCTGACAGCCACCCAGGGCAGGTATAGAAACCTGCCCTGCCGAGAAGAGTCCCGCAGGGACTTCCTACTCATAGCCGTCGAATTTTATTCGACGGCGGCGCTCCGCCCAGGGCAGGTATGGAAACCTGCCCTGCCACTCGCGGGCGCACACGGGCGATTTCATCCGCCGGCGCAGCCTCAACCTCACCCCCAACCCCCTCTCGTCGGGCAGTAGAACTGCCCGAGAACGGAGGTGGCCGCAGGCCGGGGTGAGATCCATTCGCTTCAGGATTCACAAGGCGATGAATTCGATATCGGCCGTGGTAGGACCCAGGTCCATCATCGCGAAACCGCGGTATCCCCGGTGAGGGGCAATGGAGCCCGGATTGACCAGCAAGCGACCCTCCCATTGTTTTGCGATTGCCAGGTGAG
It encodes:
- a CDS encoding phosphoribosylanthranilate isomerase, coding for MEPTALPRVKICCIASISEAWTAIRYGASAVGLVSEMPSGPGPIDEALIAEIARQLPPAIGSFLLTSRQDAAEIIAQQKRCGVNTIQLCDRLVSGSYADLRAAMPGVALVQVIHVTGWEALDEARAVAPHVNGILLDSGRPSLPVKELGGTGRTHDWAISRRIREEVDVPVFLAGGLRPDNVAEAIRQVRPYGVDVCTGVRTNGVLDEGKLAAFFHSVRSV